AGGGCCGCCGCCACGTCGCGCGCGTCCTGCGTGCTGGGGGTGTCGCCGCCCGAGAGCGACAGCGGCAGGCCCACGACCAGCTCGACGACGTCGAGCTCGGCGACGAGCTCGCCGACGCGGCGCACGACGCCGTCGACGTCGACCCGCTGGATCGTCTCGACCGGCGTCGCGAGCAGCCCGTCGCGGTCCGACCGTGCGACGCCGACGCGGACCCTGCCCACGTCGACGCCCAGGCGGACGC
The sequence above is a segment of the Agrococcus jejuensis genome. Coding sequences within it:
- the ruvX gene encoding Holliday junction resolvase RuvX → MRQGVRLGVDVGRVRVGVARSDRDGLLATPVETIQRVDVDGVVRRVGELVAELDVVELVVGLPLSLSGGDTPSTQDARDVAAALATVAPVRLVDERLSTVTAQSAMRQAGRSTRRQRAVIDQAAAVVILQHALDAERAGRVPGMMVDHEED